One Triticum dicoccoides isolate Atlit2015 ecotype Zavitan chromosome 3B, WEW_v2.0, whole genome shotgun sequence genomic window, GTATCAGGCGACTGATCTAGGGGAAAGAATCGATCTCCTCGCCGGAGAGAAAAATGCTTTCTGCCCCTCTTCTCAACATGTTTATTGCCACCTTCCCACAAACATTGTTTAGCTCCTCCGCTTGCTTTGGTTTCTCCTACCCCCGAAGCCTACTCCCAACCACCATGATACCTCGTTCAGACAGAAGTCTTGATCGCAGTCAACGGGCCCTGATCTACCTCCGATGGAACTCTGGCTAGCCGGATTTGTGGCCAGCGAGCTTGAATAGACGGGCAACGCCTCCATCGTTGTACGTTGAGAGCTTGAAATCGATAATTTTTATGTTGAAATGTTCACGGAAACATGAATTCATGAAGCCGAAGCAGAAACAGAAGTTTCTCAGGGAAACTGAAATGAGATGTTGCTTAAACGATATTTTCATAGTTGCACGTGCAGATTTTTTCATTTGTTCTTTTTCTATAttgttcactctagcccatcacttttgaaaagaaaaaaattgaGTTGAGCGTAGAAGTAGCTATGCtcaaatttatttattttatgCTCAAATTTTAGTAGAAGGTGAACCCGGGCTGCTTAGCCCACCAACTTGTGGTAGTAAGGACTCCAGGTATTTCTCAACTCATATACACTCTTAGCCCAACTAATCTTATAATAAGCCAAACAAACATAACACTTTCCCAGAGTACTAAATTCCTCGAAAGCCCCTATACGCCTCTTGTCCCAAGCGAAGGCGGCTAGGATTTCATGCCTCTCATTGGCAGCGCCTCCGATCTGCCTCCTCTCCTGTGGCCTTAGGACCATGGGGacgtgggagggctccgtttttgaaCGTTTTAGATTTTGTTAGAGTTTGTGTCCCGCACAGGAAGGCGAGACGTTGACGGTTCTTTGAAGATGGAATAACTATTGAATTTATTGATATTTACATGTATATCAATGATATATGATACTAGTATTTGTTTGTAGTTTTATCAACCATTGAATTTgttgatttttttgtttttatttatggtTCAATAAGTTTTTGAGTTTACCTTTGTATGCGTGTCTGCATATTTTACTATGTATTTGGTTCCAAAAATAGCTGCCTAGAATTTTTGTATTTAATTATGTTTACACTAAAAAGTACtcactccgttcacaaatataagatgttctaactttttaatAAATCAGATGTATGTAGACAAGTTTTAGTATGTTTGTTCATTCATTTTAGTTCATATGTACTAGTTTGTACTGAAACATCCAAAATGTCATATATTTATAAATTAGTActcactccgttccaaaatagatgaccctatTTTGTACAAAAATTAGTATAAAGTTAAGtcatttattttgaaacggagggagtataagggaGTAGAAGTGTTAAGTGTAGGAACATGTAGTTCCACCCCAAATCACATACAGGGTTAGAGCGAAGCCATAGAGAATACGGAATCTCATTGCGTGTGATACCATGGCTACCGATTTTCGCATGGCTGCAGCCCATGAAGCAAAAATAATGCTTTGACTCTACTGTCTATATGACTCTACTTCGCCCATGTGTcattcttttttattctttttatcagATTTTAGGTGattggttgtgtgcatcttagttatgcatagGCCGGATGTTACTTATAATGCTTTGTATCCTCTTGATATCAATTTTTGAGATAATAAAAACGTCCTTTATCAAAAGTGAAGCAAAAATATGGGATTAAAGATATCATACGTGGAGAGGATGCACAACATCTCAGctcgagctcatatgagctcgggtgaacagtaaaatccataaaataaaaaaggaaaataaaaaaatctCCGTTTTTCTAGTAAACATTGAAAAATGTTTTGATTGCTTGCAAAGTTTCATTatggaatgacattcgtggaagtagTGGCAAAAAGAATCGATGCTCCAAAAATGCCACTTCCTCAATTCcaaattataagatgttttggTAGGCTAGAATAGCCTAACAAAATGTGGACGTGGATTTGATGAACATGGTTCCACACGCACCCCTTATGAATAGTAAATGCAAAACAAATACTAAACAAAattaaaaaatctgaattttttatgtAATATACATAGTCAATCGGTATACTCGCATATGAAGTTTCACGAAGAATTCACATCTGTAGTAATCTAGGCAACAATGACAAAATCGAAGCTATATTAAAAAACACCGTTCAATGAATAGTATTGTCCTAATCGTATTTTCTTCACTAAAAATACTATGGTTGACAATACATCACGAAACATCACCACGTGAGTAGAATGGCCGACTAAGCTTCATACcctagaatttcagaattttataatTATTTCTAGTAATTATTTCAAATTTACTATTCACGTGGATGCGTGTGGAACTATGTTCACCCTTGTATTTTTGAACAAAATGTCTTATAATTTGGGACAAAGGTAGTATTTTCAAAAGCATTTTGAACTGCTGATTTTTTTTTGGCCACGACTTCTATGATGTCATTTCAGAAACTTTGCAAGCGCTCAAAACTTCTGTCAATGTTTGCGACAGAAAAATCGTTTTCTTTTTCTAATTATTTGTTTACTTTTTTTAATATTTTACtgttcatgccatgctcgtatGAGCTTGAGATTTTTTATTTAAGAATCATATGAGCTTGAGCTGAGATGATGACTTTCCACGTGGAGAGCATAACCCTTTCTGCCCCGGTATTGTCGCGATTTTGTGACGAACGTGCATCTTAAATCACTACAATTTCTTATCGACGCTGCATTATCACAAGTGACAAACATTCATCATGGAGAGTCCTTGAGAGTCCTTACTGAGCCAGGTAAGAgtctaagagcaactctagtagaCCCCGCAAAAACTTAACCTACAAAACGTGTTTATAGTTTCACGAGGATCGCGTTTGCGAGTCGAAAACTAGCGCGGCCGAACAGATAGTGTAAAACTGGAATAAAGAGCTCCttcctccagtccggccgttgcCGTCCCTTCCTCCAGCCGGTCGCGCTGACCACGCCGGCCGCGCCCCGTCGCCCGTCGGCTGCGCCCCATCGCCCATCGGTCGCGCCCCGTCTCTGCCGGTCACGCCCCATCACCGCGCCGGTCGCGCCCAGCCTCGCCGGCCACGCCCCGTTGCCTCCGTCATCCGCACCCAGCCTTGCCAGCCACGCCCCGtggcctccgtcgtccgcgcctTGCTCTATTGCCAGGCGAGCCGTGCCCCTTTGCCTGCCGCGTCGGGAGGATTCCGGCGGCCAGGCTGAGGTCATGGGAGGCCACGACGATGTCGAGCTCGTCAATTCGAACCGGCAACGATCGATTGCGGCGTCTAGCAGCCTTTTCCGATGTGAGGTGATGAATTCCGGCGAGTTTAGAGCGGATTCCGGCAAACTCCGCGGCGGCGTGTTTGCTTCGATGAGGTTTGACCGGTATACGGGGCCCCCTATATTCGGCCTTCCAACCTCCAAAGATAAGGGTTTCGGATGTGCATTTGCGATGGCCCTTAAAAATTTTACGGGTTGGACTATTTTTAGGTTTCTGTTCTGGACACTTTTTTCGCCCAAAACTGTAAAACACAAAAAATTTGCAGGTTTGACCACTTatgtggggtctgctagagatgctctaacaccGCCTTCCAGTATGAGAGTAATAACCATCCCAGCAGCCACCTCCTTCAATAAAGAAAGTTAGGGTTCGTGTCTCTCGTCGGCGCCGGCGCAGGtctgcctcgtctccggtggccctagggccatggaggcgcggtggatcctggcaatGGCCGGCggaagggctccgtttttagtcttttttcaatcttgttagggtttgtgttctgCCCAAAAAGACGAGACGGCGGCGACTCCCTTAAGATGGAATAATGGTCTGCCCGACCGCCTAGCCTCCCGTTCGACGGtatgtctagcatcgttggtgggcgtgtggaggtgtgtctccggcggatctatttTTGGTGGATTTGTTCGGAGTTCGTCTACattcgtgtgtcttcggtttggatccttccgatctacgttattcttcatcgacggttgctgttctggggtgctggtcctataGGGCCTTATCGCGacaactttccgactgtctactataacaagttgtgcccgactccggcgatggaggagcgatgacggcggcgtgccttcggctcgcttcagtgcttgtagtcgttgttATGTGGTctacagatctgtatgtattttttatttttgatatTTGTTGTATTGCTATGATCGAAAATGAATAGaccagaattttttttaaaaaaaacaccgCCTTCCAGTGCCGAAGCAACCGACACGCGCTATTACGTGTTCTTTCCTTAGACCGGGATGAGGAATCCGAGTGCCAACCTTGTACCCCGCCAGTCCGATAACAACTCCAACTTGCCTCTTCAATACGAGTAGTATACATGGGAAGTGCATGCGATGCGACCTTCTCCCCTCTCACGCCTCCCCAAGATCGATCGATCGATATACagttccctcctcggctcgatcaACTCGTTCTCTGTCCATCTTCTCCCCTCCGTTCTCGATGGCCGTCGTTTGTGCCCAAGCCGTCGACTCTTGGCCCATCTGGAACCTTCAAGGCTACGGGGTCGAGGAGACGCCTATCTGGGACCACGTGGACTGCGAGGAGACGCCCATCTGGGACCTCGACGGCTGCGTGGAGACGGCCGAGCTCGGCTCCGGGACCTTGAGACATTTTACGGTGCATCAGATGAATTTTGACCGTTCATTTTTCTGTATGGATGGCCCCGATATGAAAATACTATTTCAGATTTCTGGTAGTATATTTTGCGATCAGGGGTAGTATCGGTAGTTCACTGTTTAACGAAAACGCGGGCTGGTTCCCCCGGAAAAACAAGTGAAGGGCATTAGTGGAATTTAACGTCATCATTTGTTTTTTCAATAGCCATCGTCGCCCTTCCTCGCCCGCAGTCTGACGGCCGACGCACACAACCAGAATGAAAGGTCAAAGGAAAAGGGCGACCGATGGCGGCGCTATGGCGACAGGACGACGGCGAACCCCGGTCGCCGTGAGTGCCCTCCGCGCAGTATTTGCGGTCGGTATGGTTTGGCGCCCCGCCGTACCCGGACGAGCCAGCACcgcgggcgccgcccctccccggtgTCCTAGGCGGCTGTGGTCGGCGGCTAAATGTCCCCGCCGTTCGTGTTCCCCTCCTAAGCTGCGGGATGTGGAGCGGGTCGCCGACGGGGAGGACTAAGGCGAGACGTCGCCGGCATGCCCCGTCGCCGTGAAGGCCGTACGCGCCGCCGACCAGTGCCGTACAGATCTGTCGCGGCCGATGCAGGTACTCGCATCCGACCCATCGATCCATTGGTCCCCATTTCTTTTGTCCATTTCGTAAGCTAGCTTCTCCATCGTAAAAGCTGATCCAGCCATGGTCCTCGAAGGAGGACGAGTTCCATCGCACCAGCCTGATCCAGCCATGGTCCTCGAAGGAGGACGAGTTCCATCGCACCAGCAGATTTTTTTTGTATGTGATATTAGTGCAGAGCATTTTTAGTCTCAGATTCCAGAGAGGATGTTTCTGTTTCAGTGCAGAGAATGTTTAGTTTCAGATTCCAGAGAGCATgtttcagtttcagtttcagattCAGTCATAGTCATAAGTTCAGTCTAGTTAATTAGTACACCTGATAAACACTCAGAGGTTAGGCAATGGCTAGTTCCCAAGTTGGTGGCCAAGAAAATCCTGATCACCGATTAAATGGGTAAGCAAACAGGACAGCATTTGCCTATCATTCATTGGCATAATACAGAACTGAAACCCCAGGTTTAAAAAGAATGTGTTGCTTCCAAGGACACAAGTAACAAGGAAATTGCGACCGGAAGTGTAAAGCCACTTAGAAATTTGGTTTTTGAAGCACATCCTATAAACCAAAGGGAATTGCATCATTAAACAAAGAATACAAGATTTTGTGTGTGAAAGACTTTAATTAAAAATTAATGTAGATATTCAATGCAGATAAAAGTAGTAAATGTACGGCAATTTGCCGTATATATGAAGTAGCACAACCAAAAAAATTGTTTGATACATCTCCGCTGTATAGATAAAGTAATAAAACTGAAAACGGTGTGGAAACCTTCTTCGGGGCAAAAACCACACCACGCCCAATCCTATTAACTCTACCCTAAGTCTAGCGCCATACAACTATAGTGCGGAACCATCGTCTCCTGAGACATCTCCGCTGTCGTTGTGTCCGTCGTCACCTTCGAGGTCGAGGTCTTCTAAATCATCTTCTAAATCAACTGCTGGTATGGCCTTCCGAACTTTCAACTCATTGTGAGGTGAATTGAGCAAGGCAGCAGCAAGCCATCTTCTGAACTGTCTTATGTCATCCTGCATAGGAGGTAGATGTTAGGACCCTTTGTATATGTGAAAGTTAAGTTAGATAGGGAAGATGTAGGCACCTGGTTGAATATAGCCGACAATCTCACTCCGGTCCAATATTGGATGAATTTCAACACCCAGAGAGCACAGGAACAGCCATCTGTTTGCTGTGGCACTTCATAGTCTTTGATAGGCCACGAAGCCACTTGAGTGTCCGGCCATGTACTTCCTTGCATTCCATTTTGCATCACTGCTATATCAATATGTGTTTCCATTCCAAGAAGCTGCAAGTAACATATCACTCAATTTAGTACCGTATTCGTATAAACTGTAAGTTATATAAAATGTTATTAGAGCCTCACCGCAGCAATTACTTCTTTGCGGTTGTTGCGTGATTGGAGTGAGTCCAGAATTTGAATCTCCCTCTTTTGGGAGTTGACAACAGCCAGGAACCAGTGGTTCTTGGGAATATTTGAAGGTAGGAAAATCTGCGTGCAAAATTTGTAAGTGGTTTGAAGTGCCTAAAAATCAAATTTCTTATTATTATAACAGAAGGGTGGATGTTGTTACCATGTCATGTTGCAGGTAGTTATCTCCCCATTTAGTGCCTGATTTGCCGCTTAAAACATCCAAGGTACAATTCGGGACTGTGCCATCTCTCTTCAGGATGTTGACGATGGTAGACCTTTCGACATACACGGTACCATGATCTCGTACACCTTCTAGTCCGTCGAAACGTAGGAGTTCAATTGCCGCATCGAGTACCTAAGAAAGAAGATATTAGTTTAATTGGAAAACATATAAATAATCAAAGATACCATATTGCGTTAGCACTTACATCGTCATCCACCCAAGCTGCAAAGGAGGATTGATCTGGTGTTGTAAGGCATTTAAGATACTTCTGCGTTAGAAGTATGTCCTTGATTTTCACCAACTTGGCTGTCTCAGGAGTACTGTTTACAAAATCAGCTACTATATTCTGTGTAACTCGATCTGTTTCTGCCTGAAAATTGATCAAGTCCTCCTTGAGCTGTTTTAGCTGCTGGCCGTTGCTTTTCCCGGGATTCATCTTCTTATTCTGTGTGTACATAACATCGTTACTGTCATGTGTCTGTTGAGATAGAGCTCTTTTCCTTCTGAGCGCGGGGGTGTAAAATTCATACTCCTCGCTCTGAAGGAGCGAGGACTTCTTTTTCTTCCGGCCATCATGCCTGACACGCCTCCCTATGGAGTCCATGGCATCCATGGACGTAGGCTTGACCTTCTGCGATATTTGACTTAAGGTTAGGAATATGGGTTGAGAATAATGTTTGTTAGCAATTTGGTTCAGACATCTGATGCTGACCTCAGATTCGGAGGGTAAGttcttgctatcgtctctttcagtCTTTGACTTCTGGGGGTGTACATATGTTTTCTTCACCTTCTGCAATATTGTCATCAAGTTAAGAATATGGTTGAAATAAAACCTTTGCTAGCAATATGGTTCAGACATGTGATGCTGACCTCAGATCGGGAGGGTAAGTTCTTGCTGTCACTCTTAAAACGCTTACCAAATGAGTCCACAGCGTCATCTCTGTCTGTTTTTCCTTTGTGGGGGTCCACAGGTGTTTTCTTTACCTTCTGTACAGATGGACAAGTTAGCAGTAAGTATGGTTGACAAAAAAACATTGTTCCAAGATGGAATTCATACCTCAAATTCCCCAGCAAGGTTCTTGCTGGGGTTGCTGTAGACACACTTTGGCACTTCATTTGTACTAGCAGCAACATTCTTTGAGGTTTTCTAGTTCGCACGTTAAAATAAAAAATGGTTAGCATATGTTCTCTACATGAAGATAGTTAGAAATTTTGTGACATACCTTGATATTATTAACTCTCTGACCCTCATTAAAGTCCTTCTGTCCTACGCCAAATCGATGATCCTATTAATGAAAAAAATGTTAGTCATGCACTTATCTAGCAGGATGAATTACAAAAAAAAGAAATATGCGTACATTGAATGCACAAATGAAGTCCTCCAAGCGCATGCTGTTTTGCTTCTGGCGCCTTTGTACTCCGTCCAGTTGTGCGGAAATCTCTGAGTATTGCTGAGACACTATTGCTTTTATCTCTCCCACCTGGGCGAGTACGCGGCCTAGTGTCCCATCGACCTACAAGTTAAGAAAAATTAGAACTGATTGTTTCATAAAATTATTTGTACAAACAAATAGTTTCAGCCTAAGAAACGAGTAGTATCATTGTACAAGTTACATAGGACGTACCTCAAAAGCAGACTTTGTAGGTTGATGTGAAACCTTGGGCACTGGCTTCCAAGGGCGTCTGAGGTCCTCAACCATCTGcatttttttatatattatgatcaattttGCAAAAATTGAGCAGATGacaactagtaacagtaagcatataccTGTCCTACTTCTACGTAGTTCTGCGATATTATTTTGTCGACCTCTCCAGCCTTTGCTTCGTCCCAGTATTGGATCAATGGTTTATCTCGTTGAAGGTATGAAACAGTGCGATCAATATGGTCGACTCGGAATTTCTCATAGAACCAAGTCTGCAAGAAAATTAAAAAGAATACATAAGTGA contains:
- the LOC119279576 gene encoding uncharacterized protein LOC119279576, whose protein sequence is MSSYHPAASARPAQSVTKQSKSRASKPPPSSTKSGAPKPPHSSAKKGTQVVSMHGYSEFVQSLTGEQYDIASQTTIRETLKTPAMNVRRVLCQEIASTYDSQVDAFVIRGVPMRITLQDVEHITGLPSMGRDFVPPPFKEVQDIWLDLKDPEDNKLTLKGLRKKMIGEERPRFVKPYVLYTIGKLVCPTTQPYVDPKYLGIVVDIHTINSINYAKLSLDHLMSSVRKFVNGAANLEGNLPLLQTWFYEKFRVDHIDRTVSYLQRDKPLIQYWDEAKAGEVDKIISQNYVEVGQMVEDLRRPWKPVPKVSHQPTKSAFEVDGTLGRVLAQVGEIKAIVSQQYSEISAQLDGVQRRQKQNSMRLEDFICAFNDHRFGVGQKDFNEGQRVNNIKKTSKNVAASTNEVPKCVYSNPSKNLAGEFEKVKKTPVDPHKGKTDRDDAVDSFGKRFKSDSKNLPSRSEKVKKTYVHPQKSKTERDDSKNLPSESEKVKPTSMDAMDSIGRRVRHDGRKKKKSSLLQSEEYEFYTPALRRKRALSQQTHDSNDVMYTQNKKMNPGKSNGQQLKQLKEDLINFQAETDRVTQNIVADFVNSTPETAKLVKIKDILLTQKYLKCLTTPDQSSFAAWVDDDVLDAAIELLRFDGLEGVRDHGTVYVERSTIVNILKRDGTVPNCTLDVLSGKSGTKWGDNYLQHDMIFLPSNIPKNHWFLAVVNSQKREIQILDSLQSRNNRKEVIAALLGMETHIDIAVMQNGMQGSTWPDTQVASWPIKDYEVPQQTDGCSCALWVLKFIQYWTGVRLSAIFNQDDIRQFRRWLAAALLNSPHNELKVRKAIPAVDLEDDLEDLDLEGDDGHNDSGDVSGDDGSAL